The Thermoanaerobacterium thermosaccharolyticum DSM 571 region TTAATAGGAATTTTAAACAACATATTTAGTGCTATAGCAGTGCCCAAAAGCTCTGCCGTTGATGTAGATATTGATGCAATAACAGCAGAGGTTAAAATAATTTTTGAAAGTTTATTATTTATAAAAATCGATGTAGCTTCAGACAGACAATATCCTGTAACGATTCCAAGATGTGCCGCATTGTGCTGTAAAATTATAAGCATTACCGTAGATAATGTTATAACCCACAATAACTTATAGCCATACATTGACCCTGCAGAAACATTTGTTGCCCAATTGCCAGGATCTATAAATCCTACTGTCACCAATATCCCCGGGCCAACGTATCGCAAAAAATTCACAAAAGGCACAACATTTCTATCTTCTTTAACAAAATCTTCTATAATCTTTACAAGTTTTTTCATTTAAGCCTCCATAACTATACAAAAAAATAAATGGTAAAATCCATTTATTTTTCTTCAACTTTTGTCTTAAGTAAATTCTCCTCATTTATTCGATAAGACAACGTCAACAAACTGTCGCTTAAATGAACATTTTCAAGTATCACATCATCAGGAACTTTTAAATCTATCGGTGAAAAATTCCATATAGCCTTAATTCCTGATTTAATTAATCTATCTGCCATAATTTGTGAGTTATCCTTTGGAATGCACAATATAGCAATGTCTATCTTATTGCTAGCCAAAAAATCTTCCAAATTATCAACATCCATTATCTCTATATCTCTGATCTTAAGTCCAAACAATTTTGGATTAATATCGAATATTCCCTTTAAATTAAACCCAGTTCTCTCAAAATTTGTATAATTTGCAATAGCCTGTCCTAGATTACCAGCACCGATAATAATTGTACTGTAGGTTTTGTCAAGTCCAAGAATCTTAGTTAAAGTATTGTACAATTCTTCTACATTATATCCGTATCCCTGCTGCCCAAATCCGCCGTAATTATTGAGATCCTGCCTTATTTGTGATGCTGTAACACCCATCTTTTCACTTAATTCTCTGGAAGAAATCCTTTTTACATCATTTTTTAAAAGCTCTTCTAAATATCTATGATATCGCGGCAGCCTTCTTATTACCGGCATTGGCACTATTGTCTTTTTAGTCATAAAATCACCCCAGATAAAATCCTAATAATGAAATTATATTACATTGTAAATAATATGTCAACCTGGAAATATCTATTTTTTCACTGGTTTGGCTCCCATTTATTATAATCGCTGTTCATGATTACGATATCTACTCTTCTATTAAGTTGCCTGTTTTTATCACTGTCATTTGGCACTATTGGCCTATATTCACCATATCCAACAGCAGATATTTTAGCCGGATCAATCTTAACATCATTTACAAGTATCTCCACAACGTTAGTAGCTCTTATAACGGACAATTCCCAATTTGAATGAAACTGACTATTATTTATAGGCACGTTGTCTGTATATCCTTCAACGCGAATGTAATTAGGCATTGCCTTTAATATATTCCCAATTTTTATCAATGTTGCTTTTTGATCTGGTTTTACGTCTGCAGAACCAGTATCAAAGAGTAAAGTATCGTTTAAACTTATCACAAAGCCTCTTTCGTCAACTTTGTATGTAACCATATTCTGCAGGTTGTTCTGCTTAATAAGCTTGTCTAATTGAGACTCAATTGTGTTATCAGTACTTGTATTATTTGTTGTTTTTATACTATCGAGAATGCTATTTCCACTGTACTGACCTACTACATAATTAGTACCATCAAAAGTTTTTCCTAAAGATGCAGCAATTTGTTGGAACTTTTGTGAGTTAACTGTACTTATGGTGTATAAAACGATAAAAAATATCATAAGCAATGTTATCATATCAGAATATGTAAGCAGCCATCTTTCATTGTTGACTTTTTTTTCGTCATTATCATCAAATCTTCTCATTGGCAACTTCACCTTTCAAGCCTGATTCTTCGGAAACTGTATCTTTTTCTACCACAAAGGTCATCAGTTTCTTTTCAACGATCTTTGGATTTTCACCTGCCTGCAATGAAAGACTGCCTTCCAAAATTATTTCCTTTTCTGTTTTTTTGATTTGAGCTTTATTTTTAAGTTTTTCTCCTATAGGCAGCCAAACAAGGTTTGCCATACTAACGCCATATAATGTAGCTATAAAAGCAACAGCTATTGATGGTCCAAGTTTGTCAGGCTGGCTCAAATTACCTAAAACATGGACAAGTCCCATAACTGTACCTATGATACCCATAGTAGGAGAATACCCACCGGCTGCTTCAAACATGCTCGCTTCTTTCTTCAATGCTTTATCTTCTATGTATATTCTGTTTTCCATAGTAGTCTTTATTAACTCGATGTCAGCGCCATCTATAACTAGCTCTATGCAATCTTTTAAAATGGGATCGTAATTTTTTATCTCATCAGACTGCAACTCCTGCTCCAAGCTCAATAGTCCTTCGCTTCTGGCCTTTTGAGAAAGATAAACAAAATACTTAATTATATCTAAATACTTATTGCCTTCTTCTTTAAAAGCCTTGCCAATAAGTTTTGGCAATTTCAATATATCTTTCATTGAAAATGAAGTCATAGTGGCTCCTATAGTTCCACCCAAAACTATAATTGCTGCCGATAAACCAATAAGAGATGATACACTTCCACCTTCCAATACAAACGCAAAAATAAGTGAACCGAACCCTACAATTATTCCTAGTAATGTTGAAAAATCCATACACATTCACCTCGTTAATTTTGACATATATAATATCGGCAATCTTGAAAGAAAAATTAAATTCCATTTACACTTTAAATTAGATATAATCTTTGATATATTATATTATAACAGGAGGAATTACAAATGGCTATAATAACAGCAAACAACGTAAGTTTGTCATACGGAATAAATACAATTTTAGAAAATATATCTTTTATCGTAAATGAAGGCGATAAGATCGGAGTTGTTGGAGATAACGGGGCGGGAAAATCGACGCTTTTTAAGCTGATAGTAAAAGATTTGCAACCAGACAGTGGAAATATATCGATGCCTTTGATCAATATAGGTTACCTTGAGCAAAATGCATATATAAGCAGTTCTAAATCCATATACGATGAAGTTAAAACGGTCTTTTTAGACACTATAAATCTTGAAAAGAACATCAAGGATTTAGAAAAAGAGATAGCCTGCACAAAAGATGAATCTAAACTAAATAAATTGCTTAATGATTATTCAAAACTTACAGATGAGTACAACAAACGAGAAGGATATTCCATTGACAGCAGAGTTAGAGGCGTATTAATCGGGCTAGGTTTTCAACCTCAGCAATTTGATACACCTGTTTCAGTATTAAGCGGTGGACAGAAGACAAGGCTTATGCTGGCAAAGGCGCTACTTAAAAATCCAGATGTACTTCTTCTTGACGAGCCTACAAACCATCTTGACATACCTTCAATAGAATGGTTAGAGCAATACTTAAAGTTTTATAGAGGTACTGTTTTAGTCATATCTCATGACAGATTTTTCCTAGATAGGATTGCAAACAAGATATTTGAGATTGAAAATAAGACATTAAGATCGTATGAAGGCAACTATTCTGAATACGTAAAGAAAAAAAATGAAGAGCTAAATATTAAGATAAAAGCCTATGAAGAACAGCAAAAGGAAATAAAAAGAATTCAAGAAATGATAATGATACAAAAAAACCGGCGCCGTGAGAAATCTGTAAAAATGGCTGAAAGCAAGCAAAAATTGCTGGATAAAATGGAGAAAATTGATAAGCCAGTAATAAATAGTGGTACAATTAAGCTTTCGTTTGATTTTGATGAAAAAAGCGGAAATGATATATTAAAAGTCGCTGATCTATCACTAAGCTTTGATAGGCCTATATTTCACGATATAAGCTTTGAAGTTTACAAAGGCGATAGAATTGCTATTCTTGGTCCTAATGGAGTAGGAAAAACATCCCTCCTTAAAATCATTGTCGGTGAATTAAAGAATTACGAAGGCAGCGTAAATCTTGGCACAAATGTCATCATTGGCTACTATCAGCAGGAGTTTACGAACTTGAATGATGATAAAATGGTCATCGATGAAATATGGGACGAAAACCCCTATCTTTCCCAGACTGAAATAAGGACTTTATTAGGTTCATTTCTCTTCAGCGGTGATGATGTATTTAAAATAATAGGTAAGTTAAGCGGAGGCGAAAAGGCCCGCGTATCATTGTTAAAACTTATACTGTCAAAAGCAAATTTTCTCCTGCTGGATGAGCCTACAAATCACCTTGATTTAAAATCTAAAGAGGTACTTGAAAAAGCCTTGTTGGATTTTGGCGGTACGCTTTTGTTTGTATCCCACGACAGATACTTTATAGACAAAATAGCAACAAAAGTATTGGAACTGTCAAGTGATTCTATTAAAGAATATTACGGAAATTACTCATACTATGTGGAAAAGAAAAACGAGAATAATAAATCTGAAGAAGAGCAGGAAAAAAAGACAAAGACGCAAATTAAAAATGAAAAAATCCGGGAAAGGTTAAAACAAAAAGAGGCCAAAAAGCAAAAAGAATACTTATCAAGCATTGAAAATGAAATAATCGAGACTGAAGGTATGATAAAAGAATTGGAAGAAAAAATGTGCGATCCTGATATATATAAAAGTGGAGAAATAATTGATATACAGTCAAAATACAACATGTTAAAGGAAAAATTAGAAAATCTATATGAAGAATGGGAAAAATTAAGCGGGTAGGTACCCGCTTTAATATTGCTTTTCTAAATCAACTCGATTTATAAAGTCTCCGTCACCTAAATAAGCTTTTATGTTATGCTTTATTATCTCAATCCCTCTTTCCATGTAATGAGGCGATATGCCAGCAGTATGTGGCGTTATAATGACATTCTCCATATCCCAAAGAGGACTTTCTTTTGAAAGAGGCTCTTCCTCAAAAACATCCAGTGCAGCTCCCCTTATAGTCTTATTTTTTAATGCATCTATCAAAGAAGATTCATCTACAACTTTTCCTCTGCCAATATTTATAAAAACAGCATCATTTTTCATATTTTTAAAGAAATCTTTGCCCAGCAGATGATATGTTTCATCAGTCAACGGAAGGGCACAAATTACGTAATCAGCTTTTGAAACCGCATAAATCATATTGTCATTTGTATACATCTCGTCTATAAACTGGCTTATATTACCTGACTTTCTGACACCTATTGTCTTCATGCCAAATTCTCTGGCTATTCTGGCTATTTCTTCGCCTATGCTTCCGACACCCAATATACAAACAGACTTGCCATATAATTCTGAAACTCTTACAGACTTGTCCCATTCCCTATTCATTTGCTTTCTAATAAAGTAATTTAATGCCCTTTCAAATAAAAGCATGTATCCTAAAACTTGCTCTGATATCTGATACTTATGAACTCCTTTTGAATTAGTCAATATGATTTTTCGTTCTTTTAATACATCAAACGGCATTGCATCAGCACCGGCGCTTAACAGGTGAATCCACTTAAGATTTTCGGCGTTATGTATAAATTCAGCGTCTGCATCACCATCAAAACAAACTAATACTTCTGTGTCTTTTATATACTTGTAAGCATCTTTTTTATCATCCAAGCAAATCACATTAAACTGTGGCGCAATTTTTTGCATTTCTTCTATATACTTGCTATTTACTTTTGATAAAAAGAGTATGTTTTTCATCATCAACGCTCCTTTTTAATTTCCATTTCATTACATAATATCCAATGTATTTAAGTTAGTCACAGTATCCACAAAGTTATCCACAGTCTTAAAGCACCACTGTCTGATATTTAAAGACAATTTTCCACAATATGCACAGATTTTTCGCCAACAATCAAAAAAGTTTTAAATATGGAATGGCATTTAAGTCTAATCCTGAAACTTTTCCACTAATATAGTCAAAATATCCCGCGCTGGCTATCATGGCACCATTATCTGTACAGTATATTTGCTTTGGGTAGTGAAGCATAAATCCCTCTTCACTGGCTAATCTTGAAAGCTTCTCTCTTAAAAGGCTGTTGGAAGCAACCCCCCCTGCTATCGATATCTTATTTATATTTTTATATTTGGCAGCTTCTATAAGCTTAGAAGTCAATACATCTACAACATTCATCTGAAAACTAGCTGCATAATCTGCAATGTCTATCTGACTGCCTTTCTGTTTCTCTTTGTGCAGTTGATTTATGACTGCCGTCTTTAAGCCACTGAAGCTGAAATCAAAATTGTCTTTTTCCATAAAAGATTTAGGAAAATTATATTTATATGGATCTCCTTTTTTAGATATCTCATCGATCTTAGGCCCTCCCGGGTACCCTAGTCCCAATGCTCTTGCCACTTTGTCAAATGCCTCACCTGCAGCATCATCCACTGTCCTTCCTAAAACTTCATATTTGCCATAATCTTTTACGAAGACAATGTGGCTGTGCCCTCCTGATGCTATCAAACAAATAAATGGCGGTTCAAAATCGCCATCAAGGTAATTAGCTGAAATATGACCTTCAATATGATTTACACCCACAAAAGGAATTCCTTTTCCAT contains the following coding sequences:
- a CDS encoding OmpA/MotB family protein encodes the protein MRRFDDNDEKKVNNERWLLTYSDMITLLMIFFIVLYTISTVNSQKFQQIAASLGKTFDGTNYVVGQYSGNSILDSIKTTNNTSTDNTIESQLDKLIKQNNLQNMVTYKVDERGFVISLNDTLLFDTGSADVKPDQKATLIKIGNILKAMPNYIRVEGYTDNVPINNSQFHSNWELSVIRATNVVEILVNDVKIDPAKISAVGYGEYRPIVPNDSDKNRQLNRRVDIVIMNSDYNKWEPNQ
- a CDS encoding redox-sensing transcriptional repressor Rex, whose amino-acid sequence is MTKKTIVPMPVIRRLPRYHRYLEELLKNDVKRISSRELSEKMGVTASQIRQDLNNYGGFGQQGYGYNVEELYNTLTKILGLDKTYSTIIIGAGNLGQAIANYTNFERTGFNLKGIFDINPKLFGLKIRDIEIMDVDNLEDFLASNKIDIAILCIPKDNSQIMADRLIKSGIKAIWNFSPIDLKVPDDVILENVHLSDSLLTLSYRINEENLLKTKVEEK
- the tsaD gene encoding tRNA (adenosine(37)-N6)-threonylcarbamoyltransferase complex transferase subunit TsaD, with protein sequence MKKDIIVLGIETSCDETSASVVKNGKTVMSNVIYSQIDIHKKFGGVVPEIASRNHIEAIGKVVKEALDEASINLDKVDVVAATYGPGLVGALLVGLSYGKALAYGKGIPFVGVNHIEGHISANYLDGDFEPPFICLIASGGHSHIVFVKDYGKYEVLGRTVDDAAGEAFDKVARALGLGYPGGPKIDEISKKGDPYKYNFPKSFMEKDNFDFSFSGLKTAVINQLHKEKQKGSQIDIADYAASFQMNVVDVLTSKLIEAAKYKNINKISIAGGVASNSLLREKLSRLASEEGFMLHYPKQIYCTDNGAMIASAGYFDYISGKVSGLDLNAIPYLKLF
- a CDS encoding D-2-hydroxyacid dehydrogenase, with amino-acid sequence MKNILFLSKVNSKYIEEMQKIAPQFNVICLDDKKDAYKYIKDTEVLVCFDGDADAEFIHNAENLKWIHLLSAGADAMPFDVLKERKIILTNSKGVHKYQISEQVLGYMLLFERALNYFIRKQMNREWDKSVRVSELYGKSVCILGVGSIGEEIARIAREFGMKTIGVRKSGNISQFIDEMYTNDNMIYAVSKADYVICALPLTDETYHLLGKDFFKNMKNDAVFINIGRGKVVDESSLIDALKNKTIRGAALDVFEEEPLSKESPLWDMENVIITPHTAGISPHYMERGIEIIKHNIKAYLGDGDFINRVDLEKQY
- a CDS encoding flagellar motor protein, translating into MDFSTLLGIIVGFGSLIFAFVLEGGSVSSLIGLSAAIIVLGGTIGATMTSFSMKDILKLPKLIGKAFKEEGNKYLDIIKYFVYLSQKARSEGLLSLEQELQSDEIKNYDPILKDCIELVIDGADIELIKTTMENRIYIEDKALKKEASMFEAAGGYSPTMGIIGTVMGLVHVLGNLSQPDKLGPSIAVAFIATLYGVSMANLVWLPIGEKLKNKAQIKKTEKEIILEGSLSLQAGENPKIVEKKLMTFVVEKDTVSEESGLKGEVANEKI
- a CDS encoding ATP-binding cassette domain-containing protein, whose amino-acid sequence is MAIITANNVSLSYGINTILENISFIVNEGDKIGVVGDNGAGKSTLFKLIVKDLQPDSGNISMPLINIGYLEQNAYISSSKSIYDEVKTVFLDTINLEKNIKDLEKEIACTKDESKLNKLLNDYSKLTDEYNKREGYSIDSRVRGVLIGLGFQPQQFDTPVSVLSGGQKTRLMLAKALLKNPDVLLLDEPTNHLDIPSIEWLEQYLKFYRGTVLVISHDRFFLDRIANKIFEIENKTLRSYEGNYSEYVKKKNEELNIKIKAYEEQQKEIKRIQEMIMIQKNRRREKSVKMAESKQKLLDKMEKIDKPVINSGTIKLSFDFDEKSGNDILKVADLSLSFDRPIFHDISFEVYKGDRIAILGPNGVGKTSLLKIIVGELKNYEGSVNLGTNVIIGYYQQEFTNLNDDKMVIDEIWDENPYLSQTEIRTLLGSFLFSGDDVFKIIGKLSGGEKARVSLLKLILSKANFLLLDEPTNHLDLKSKEVLEKALLDFGGTLLFVSHDRYFIDKIATKVLELSSDSIKEYYGNYSYYVEKKNENNKSEEEQEKKTKTQIKNEKIRERLKQKEAKKQKEYLSSIENEIIETEGMIKELEEKMCDPDIYKSGEIIDIQSKYNMLKEKLENLYEEWEKLSG